In a genomic window of Cyclopterus lumpus isolate fCycLum1 chromosome 13, fCycLum1.pri, whole genome shotgun sequence:
- the acad8 gene encoding isobutyryl-CoA dehydrogenase, mitochondrial encodes MAAVGPLGRIARLGSSICRNQRLICNRSSQRRGIASCVDPAHGLSEEQKEFQEVAFNFAANEMAPHMAEWDQQEIFPIETMRKAARLGFGGIYVQPDVGGTGLSRLDTSVIFEALSTGCVSTTAYISIHNMCAWMIDTFGNTEQREKFCPDLCSMGKFASYCLTEPGSGSDAASLLTTAELKGDHYILNGSKAFISGGGDTDVYIVMCRTGAKGAKGISCVVVEKGTPGLNFGKKEKKIGWNSQPTRAVIFEDCAVPVTNRLGAEGQGFTMAMKGLNGGRINIASCSLGAAHACVQLARDHLLVRKQFGETLSNNQYLQFKLAEMATKLVASRLLVREAATALQEDRPDAVSLCSMAKLFATDECFNICNQALQMHGGYGYLKDYAVQQFVRDIRVHQILEGTNEVMRMIISRNLLTES; translated from the exons ATGGCGGCCGTCGGACCTCTGGGAAGAATTGCTCGACTGGGCTCCAGCATCTGCAGGAACCAGCGTTTGATTTGCAACAGAAGCTCACAGAGACGAGGAATAGCTTCTTGTGTCGACC CCGCTCATGGACTCtcagaggagcagaaggagtTTCAAGAAGTGGCTTTTAACTTTGCAGCCAATGAAATGGCTCCACACATGGCAGAGTGGGACCAACAG GAAATCTTTCCAATAGAGACCATGCGGAAGGCGGCCCGGTTGGGGTTTGGCGGGATCTACGTTCAGCCGGATGTTGGAGGAACGGGCCTCTCTCGGCTGGACACATCCGTCATCTTTGAGGCCTTGTCCACAGGATGTGTCAGCACCACAGCTTACATCAGTATCCACAA CATGTGTGCCTGGATGATCGACACCTTTGGCAACACTGAGCAGAGGGAGAAGTTCTGTCCAGATCTCTGTTCCATGGGAAAGTTTGCTTCCTATTGTCTCACTGAACCAG GCAGCGGCAGCGATGCGGCTTCCCTTCTGACCACGGCTGAGCTGAAAGGTGACCATTACATCCTGAACGGTTCGAAG GCCTTCATCAGTGGAGGGGGAGACACGGACGTCTATATTGTGATGTGCAGAACGGGAGCTAAAGGAGCCAAAGGCATCtcctgtgtggtggtggagaaaGGAACCCCGGGCCTCAATtttggcaaaaaagaaaagaag ATCGGTTGGAACTCCCAGCCGACCAGGGCGGTGATATTTGAGGATTGTGCCGTTCCAGTGACCAACCGGCTCGGGGCGGAGGGGCAAGGATTCACCATGGCGATGAAAGGCCTGAACGGAGGCCGAATTAATATTG CGTCCTGTTCTCTCGGGGCGGCACACGCCTGTGTCCAGCTCGCCAGGGATCACCTGTTGGTGCGCAAGCAGTTTGGAGAGACGCTCTCCAACAACCAG tatctTCAGTTCAAGCTGGCAGAAATGGCCACCAAGCTGGTGGCGTCTCGCCTTTTGGTGCGTGAGGCTGCAACAGCGCTGCAGGAGGACCGGCCCGATGCCGTTTCTCTCTGCTCCATGGCCAAACTCTTTGCCACAGACGAGTGCTTTAAC ATCTGCAACCAGGCTCTTCAGATGCACGGTGGTTACGGTTACCTCAAAGACTACGCAGTGCAGCAGTTTGTCCGAGATATCCGAGTGCATCAGATCCTAGAGG GCACCAATGAGGTGATGAGGATGATCATTTCCCGAAATCTGCTGACCGAGTCATGA
- the thyn1 gene encoding thymocyte nuclear protein 1: MPPKTRASVSRRTASSGKEDDGEAAGGKRKAAAPVESGKNKESSESPQYCRWLMKSEPESRFENGIDVKFGIEDLKALPEQTGCWDGVRNYQARNFMRQMKDGQLAFFYHSNCKEPGIAGVMTIVKEAYVDHTQFDKKDVHFDANSKPDNPKWSMVDVKYQRTTKRFLPLSELKKYHLQHRAKGGPLKEMALFTRARLSVQPLTPEEFDFVLSLEDKEPL; the protein is encoded by the exons ATGCCTCCAAAGACGAGGGCCAGCGTGAGTAGAAGAACTGCGAGTTCAG GCAAAGAGGACGATGGGGAAGCGGCTGGCGGGAAGAGGAAAGCTGCAGCTCCTGTTGAGTCTGGAAAAAATAAGGAGAGCTCCGAATCTCCACAGTACTGTCGCTGGCTCATGAAGTCTGAGCCAGAGAGCCGCTTTGAGAACGGCATCGACGTCAAG TTTGGGATCGAGGATCTGAAGGCTCTGCCTGAGCAGACTGGTTGCTGGGATGGCGTCCGCAATTATCAG GCTCGCAATTTTATGAGGCAGATGAAAGACGGGCAATTGGCTTTCTTTTACCACAGCAACTGCAAGGAACCGGGGATAGCGGGAGTCATGACA atTGTGAAGGAAGCTTATGTGGACCACACTCAGTTTGACAAGAAAGATGTCCATTTCGATGCAAACAGCAAGCCAGACAACCCCAAATGGAGCATG gTAGATGTCAAGTATCAAAGGACGACAAAGCGTTTTCTTCCTCTGTCTGAGCTGAAGAAGTACCACCTGCAGCATCGCGCCAAAGGAGGGCCGCTGAAGGAAATGGCTCTTTTCACGAGGGCCCGGCTCTCTGTGCAACCCCTGACCCCTG agGAGTTTGACTTTGTCCTGAGTTTGGAAGATAAAGAGCCTTTGTGA